The Festucalex cinctus isolate MCC-2025b chromosome 16, RoL_Fcin_1.0, whole genome shotgun sequence sequence GCAGACAGAGTGTGGCCTGACAGGTGACCTCGGGACACCTTTTTGGATTATTTACAAGGAGGACTTAACTAGCAGTAGCCACTCTTTTTGGGAACTATGTTCTTAATCATGCAATCATGCTcatttaatgaaaactaaactgCATGTCGCCCATCAATTTGCATTTTGGATTACTTGCTGATTCATGGTAATTGAATTGTCAAATGCCAATTAGTGGATGACAACACCTGGCTGCTTTAGTCTAATTAAAGTCATaagtatttatttcattgtggtcaacatcttttttttcaggTCAAAAGCTGCACTACACTACCACATAGTGGCCATTTCTATACTTGCAAAGCTCCCCATTCAGACAACAAATAGAACTCAATTCAAGCAGTTTATTTTACATACGCCTCTAAATTGTTGACTCTCAAGCATGAAAACTACATTCAAATCCAAGTACAATCAATCATGGTAAAACTGTAGCGTAATGTCACACCATTTGTGCAttctaaaatggctgcaaaAAATTGGAAGAAGCAGGAATGATGAAAACATTCATGTGAAGCTGAAACCAGCTCAGCTTCTGCTATTAGCTTTCAAGTTGACATATATGTATGTCATGTCCAGGCtacaacattttcttttcttttttttaacttttcttACATACAGCAATATGGTTTTTGCTATTGTTGATGCCACTAAATGCCAGTCAAGGGATCAGCGAAACACATCTGTGTCATGTGACGTCAGGAGACGAGACTCTCCGTGCTTCAGGGTGAAGAAGGATTCCGGTTTCAACCCGTTCTGCTCCAGAGCTTCGTGGAGACGACGCGGCGGCTCCAGGTAGTGCTGCGTGGACACACAAGTGGCGTCAGAGCAGGTTTGCTTGGTGCCTTTTCTGAGTTCTTCTCCACCTTTTCCATTGAGTGCACAAATACTCTTGACAACCAACACTCTGAAACCACCGTTTTCGATTACCTCATATGCCAGGGCAAAGGTTCCCCAGTGGATAGCCAGCGAGTGTTTGGCCTGAAGGTCCATATGAATCTGAACTGCCTCGTCCGGATCCACGTGCTGCCCTTTCATCACGTCCCTGCAAAAGGGTATGAACGGATTGAACAAGTCTGAACATGCTGGAGGTGCGAGTAGAGAGGCGATGACCTTGGCAGGTACGCTCCGATGGGGATCGCCGCGAGGTCAAAGGGCCCAAAACGGCGCCCGATCTCCTTAAATACCGAGCAGTAGCCGGTGTCGCCGGCAAAGAAGAAGCGGTGGTCTGGACCTAAAACAGTCCAGCTGGCCCATAATGACTGAAAGGTGGCGGGGGGTCACGATTATTGAAGACATCAggtaaaaatcagaagaaaagatAAGCAAAGAACCTTGTTGTCGTCCACTGCGTTTCGTTTGCTCCAGTGCTGAGATGGCGTGCACACAAAGGTGATGTCGTCGTGGGATGGGACGCAGTTCTCGTCCCACCAGTCCAGCTCCATCACGTTCTCACAGCCCGCTTTGGCCAGCCAGTCCATCAAGCCCAGAGGCACGAACCTGCGGGTCAACAACTACATTTTGACTGTCAGCATCGCTAACAGTGATATtagggaaacttaaaaaaataaaataaaaaaaaatactaactaaaaattaaaattaacatacatgtacaaatacaaaaaaaaagttaaatagaaCAGGTTCAAATAATTACATAATAATCTAAAAACAGCTAAATtaacagatttttaaaaattctaaaaataaataaataaaataaaataaaaactaaaattgacaggtaaaataaaataaaatagttccATAGAACAGGTTCAAATAATTACATAatctaaaaacaattaaattaactgataaaaaaattaaaactaaaaaaaccccccccccaaaaaaacctaactagaaattaaaattaacagacgtacaaatacaaaaaagttAAATAGAGCATGTTCAAATAATTACATAATAATCTAAAAACAGCTAAATTAACttataaattcaaaaaaaagaaaaataaattaaaaattcaaattaacaCAGACTGGTACAAATACtaaaaaagttaaatagaaCAGGTTCGAATAATTACATGATATTCTAAAAACAGCTAAATTAactgatacaaaaaaataaaacttaaaaaaaaaaaacgaactaaaaaTTAACACAGAGAGgtacaattacaattttttaaaaatctaaaaaaaaaaaaaaactaacaaaaaaaaactaaaattgccatgtaaaaatgcaaaatagttaaATAGAACAGGTTCAAATAATTACATAATCTAAAAACAGCTAAAttaactgataaaaaaaattaaaacttaaaaaaaaaaaaaaactaactaaaaattaaaattaacacAGACAGGTACAATTACAAAAAAGTTACGGAAAATAGAACAGGTTCAGATAATTACATAATAatctaaaaacaattaaattaacagattaaaaaaaaaaacacgaaaaacTCAAATGAACACAGACAGGTACTAATGCAAAAATACTTAAATAGAACAGGTTCAAATAATTACATAATCTAAAAACAGCTGAattaactgttaaaaaaaaaaatcgaaaaaaaacaaaacaaaaaactaacgaaaaactcAAATGAACACAGACAGGTATAAATGCAAAACAGTTAAATAGAACAGGTTCAAATAATTACATAatctaaaaacagaaaattaactgttaaattaaaaaaaaactaactaaaaactaaaatgaacacAGACAGGTACaattgcaaaatagttcaatagAACAGGTTCAAATAATTACATAATAATCTAAAATGAATTAGTGTAAGGATTAAATAAAGAAGATGGCGCGCCAACACCTCACACGTACCAGCGTAACTCGGCTCCAAAGCGCACGTTGAGGCTGGCCACTGTTCCGGCATCAAGGTGATCATAGTGGGAATGACTGATGACCACAGCGTCAATCCGGGGCAACTGCAGAACCAAAATCAGTTGAAAAGAAGCCCACAGACGCtagtcactaaaaaaaaaaaagaaaagttgctAGTTTGCATACCTGTTGCACGCTACAAGGGGGCCCTCTGTATCGTTTGGGGCCAACAAACTGGACGGGCGATGCCCTCTGGCTGAAAATGGGATCTGTCAGGATGTTCAACCCGTCCATTTCCACTAGAACGGAGGCGTGCCCGAGCCAGGTGACCCTGAGACCCGGACCGGAGGGGGAGAGGTCTGGGTTGTGGACAAAGTATGGCTCCACTACCGGTAGCTCACTGTCAAGAGCCTGAAAGGAGGCGTAAGACATCAACCATGAAGGAGTTTTCTCAAACAGGAAGTGCTGACTAGGCATGTGGTACCTCTTTAGTAGTAGGGACGTTGCTGTGATTCTTGTCCAGCAAAAAGAAGCGAAGCAGCGTGGAGTAGGAGGGGAACCGCCACGTGGACCATGGGTTAGTGAAGCGGCCATGTTTATCTCGACAGGACTTTGTCACCTcctcctacaaaaaaaaaaaccaaaaacttaTTTTGACATTGGCTCACTAGCCATTTAACAATATGTGAACTATTGATGACCTCTAGGCGGTAGTCCAGCCGGAAGCTCTTGCGGGAAGAACGGGAGGAGCTGCTCCTCCTTGAGACTCCTGGATGAGGACCCGCTTCTCCTCCCTCGGCCCCTCTCAGCCCAACACCATCCTGCCGACATAAATAAACATCGTCATCCTCATGTTTGACACATGGTGGCGCAGTTGGTCTTGCCTCTACTAAGTCTTCTTCCTCCGGTGCTCCTCTGTCTGAAGATGATGGCTTTTCCATGGGCTCACCTCCACATCTGGCAAGGATACAAACTCACTGTTAAACTATTTATCTTAAACAAACTTCAAAGTAGTAGGTTAAAAGTTGTCCACCAGTTAAACCACAGAGGAAAGGTTGAGAACAGAAGTGCATTGTTACTGCATGTAGTTTGCATGCGAGGTATAGTGTGGCGTCATCGTGAGCTTCAAGCGCATTGTGTTCAAAACGAATGAAAGTTGCAGCGAAGCAGGATGTTAGGAAAGCAGGAAGTGCATGCCACTTCTCCGTCCATGTTTACTTCGAGGACAATTGGACGTAAAGATGTCTTAAGTGTTTTCCAACATTGACGGAGAGGATAGATGGTCCATTCAATTTGATGCAGGGCATCCTCTTTCACTGCTGGTGCGTTCACTActcagtgtgtgtttgtgagccTTTCACTGACGCTGCAACAACAATGGAGGCCTGTGGTTGAGAACcaaaacaaatgtgtgtgtAGTGCGGGCTGCCATTCTGGCCCGAAGTGGCCACAACAAAAAGCAAACGCGTAGACTCGACACACTCCGCAATGAACAAATCTATTTGCGTTTATAAATAGCCTAAATCACATGCGCTGTCATTCCTGTGCAAACACTATCGTGTTAAGGTGAAGTCTATAAATAGAAATGTACTAGCGTGTGGCATTACCAAATGCAACGTTTTAAAAAAGATGGAATTAGCACATATTAGCACAAGGCTTACAACACTCCCCCGTTCAGTAATGAGCTCAAAGTGTCATACAACTTACCTGAACAGTGAACGCAACAGCTAGCGACCAAACATGCGAACCAAACAACCGTACGTCTCCGATCGTAACTGCAACTTGAAGCGCGTTTACAGAACAAACCGTGTAacgagtgttttttgtttttgcttttgtttttaaggaTGAGAGGAAATAGTACCGTCTGAGATGTCGCTCAACGGTAAAGTCTTAATGCGAGTCGAGTCGAAAAGCGGAAGGTGAAATACATTGGTCGACAATGGTCGTTGGACCGGATCAGTGGATCCTGGGTGACGTCATTGAGTCACATGACCATGCTCTACCAATCAGCAAATTCATTGATTAATATGAATTGAAATGTttatgtaaaattaaaattgttaaACGTAAATcgatatatcatgataattatataattcaaattaattcattacattatataaaatatgaatttaaaaatgctgcatttgggggaatttatttatttgtttttatgttattgggaATATTGCTAAaagctttaattatttttttgtctaaaacagGGAAGAGTTCATCACTTTGAGAGATTTGGGTCAGTGAAGGAGAAATACGCCACAGCTGTTGGTGTGCGCGTGCGCACAGTCTCTTAAGTGTTATTTGTGGTACACGACATTATTAATCCAACCCCTCTGCACTTAGGGCTGCATTACTTGCTTTGTGCGCTGCAGTGTGTTGTAGTCGCGTCTCTGTGTGCAATACTCGCCactaaaatgtattcattttgcaCTTTAAAGATTGACTTGTTTGGATTGGACTGTTTTCCTAGAAAAACGAAGTAGTCAGAAGAAAATACTCTGATCATAATAGTTACTCAAACGGTAACGGACCAGTAAGTTTCAGCAAAAGACAAACACCAGTAATTtagggattattattattttttttacatggttaaaaaaaaaatctcgattTATTTATACGTTACTTAACCTTACCAAATTCATCAATGAAACTAGTTTATGCCACTACACTTTTAAATCTGAGATTGTGTTTGAATCACTGTGGGCACATTCACGCTGCAGTACTAGATGAGGTCACTAGGCGTCCCTGTTTGATTACATTTTAGGTTTGTATCAGTCAAACCTCCACCAAGTACATGATGCCAAACTCTTAAAACCTATGTACTACTGATCCGCAGTAGCCATAAAATATACCATGCCATTATCTCCTCTGTTTATTTTAATCATGAATAGCTAACACTAAGTCAGGGAATTATATGGAATTGAAGGCGGGAAGACAGTTGTTCAAAGAAATGAGAGTGTTAACACAgggagaagaaaaagaggcaTGGATGTAGGGAGGAGGGGTTTAATCCTGTCTGGATTATGGTATAAACTGGTCGTgaggagcaagagagagaggaagTCCCAACAGGCTTCCCTCCATCCATCACTCCATCCCAGACTGTTTTCATCTTTCCGCTCAGTGATTTTTGGACCCATCAGGAtgtggggttaaaaaaaaaaaaagcaaaaaaaaaaagagcagtgaACACAAATTGGAGTCTTCCCTGGGAAAGAGCAGGCAACGGAGTGATGGAATGATGGCAAGAGCAGGAGATGAGGTTGAGGCGGTTTGAATGCTGCGACTGGCCGTGTGAAGATGTGACCTCACCATCATTcatgtggactttttatttttttaggtgatgATGTCATGGATGCAGCTCCAGAGCAGGTTTGGGAACTTTGGCGGCCCTCTCCGTGTCACACTGCGGATTGTTTTGTGTTCATCGCGCCTGTTCTGGCTCTCCAGACTTGAGCAGAACTGATGTTTCGGATCCAGGTTGTTTTGTAGAGGACTTCTTGAAGGCAAGTTGAAAATAAAGTATTTCTTCACTCCCTGATGCTACGAAGAAgatcaaatgtatttatcataCAAAGTTTTAGAGGAATAGTTTTTACTTCTTGCCTGCCAAGAAATATGATTGTATTTATTCGTTAGTCGGATATGCAGGGCTCTCCAATAATAGTGACCTCAAATAAAAATTTACAATCTGACTGGAAATTCCCAGAAATGGACGCGAACGCCAGCGATGCTGGACAGCGGCAGAGAAATGGGCCATGGCGAACGAGGCTTACGATGCTCCCGTGGATTATCCTGTGTAGCTCACTGTGGCTGATGGTCGACGGCCAGATGAAGATCTCACCAGAGATGTGAGTACATTTGCAGTGCAAACCAACTcactatttgatttattttgttgacattttcatgGTTTTGTATGGATCCCACGATGACTATGCGCACATCATTGCACATAATGAACCACCTGGAGCATATACTACACAGTATATTGGTCACTGTGGTGTAAAATTAAACTGTATCATACTGCTaaatgtttcaaatattttttgctcATTTATTCACCCTCACAAATACCATATTATGATCCCCTTTCAACTTCTGCTCCCATTATTGGCTCATTCATTCTCACATTTCTGATGAATCCATATGCATGAATGATTCTTAATTTGGGAATAAAAATATCATCACAAAATGACGCCAGCGGACCAAGAGGTGACAAACCTTAGCAGCGTGCACGGCGACTCCCCATTGACCCAACCATCTGTCGCATCCTGTCTGGTCTTCACGCGCAGGATTTGttagtcatgaaaaaaaacaaaaaaaacatgactgagCAGCAAATACGTCAGCGACCTGACTGTTGACTGTCACCTTCAATGGTAATCTCTTTTAATCTGTGGGTGCAGCATGACCTCAGACACAAGAGGCCACAACCTTTAAATGCTGTCCCTTCCACTCTTTCCACCACAACTTTCAGATCCAAGAAAAGAGCCGCAATCAAAAGTACAtgtgacactttttttctgaacattttctttGTGTGTCCAGTGTGCAGAAGTGGGCCGAGTCATTCAGCAAAGAGATAGCGTCCCTCTCCACCAAATACTCCGGATCGGAATTGCTTCAAAAAGTAAGACAATTTCTTCCAATTCTGAAAGTGTAGTCCGAACACCACTAGTGGTATGTGAGCTCCCTCTAGTGTTATGTGAAAGAATCACTGCCCAAGTATAGTTCagttgtttttaactttttaaatacaatacgtACATGGAATCTTGTTGTAcaattgttatatatatatatatatatatatatatatatatatatatatatatatatatatatatatatatatatatatatatatatatatatttattttatttttttcaaagcagCAGACAAGTTACAACTAAAcgcgaataaataaataacttgtgTAAGATGTTTATATTATTGACGGTTGAAGTTCATTTTAGTGCAGCGTGCAGTTGTGCAAATTTACTCCAGAGACCCAGAAAATCATTTCTTTGCTTGCGTTTAGGTCCACATGTGTGTTAATTAAATTGGCTGGTGCATTGCACATCTTGTAGAATCCCTGGCAGGCCTGGCGCTCACCATCTGCCAGCTGCACTCTACTCATTCTATCATCTTATTTTTCACCTTACTGTTCATAACCTACTGGTATGTGTGCTTGAAGAAATATAAGGATGTAGAGGGCGTGCTGAAAATTGAGGAGGTGGATGGAGAGGAGCTAGTCAAGAAGTTTGCGGAGGAGATGGAGAAGATGCTCGGGAGGAAGATGAAATCTGTTAAGGTACTAAAAAGTAGAACACGTCGGTCAAATAGAGTAAtacgttttctttttatattaaaattaaGTAATGCTGAGTGGTGCAACGTCAACATTGATTTGTTTTATTGCAGAGGTTAGCAGAAGCAGCCGAGGATGCTGATCTTTACCACGAGTACAATGACACACTGGAGGTAAGTACCCAATGCCATTAATCCCGCCCCCAAatgaaaaatagtaaaaaaaaatatacaataatgaCATAATTTAATATAAGGTAAAGAATTAAACAGCTTTTGTCGCACGTTTTGCTTCATTTCAATGGAAATTATGCTGCTTGTTGTGTGCACCTTGACCAAAATCATGGACAACCTATTCATTATTGATGCAGAACAATTGCACGACAGAATGAACAATAACCAGATCCACGACATAACTTCTATGTTTAATATTGAGTGCACATTCCCATACGATGACGCTGACCTTTTCCAGTTTGAATACTACAACTCCATGCTGATCAACATGGTGGACGAGGACGGCAATCCGCTGCCTCTGGGTGGGGAATTCCCACTGGAAAAGAACGAACATTTCAGCAAACTGCCGGTCAACACGCAGCAAAGTAACATCCAAGTGCCCACGAACGTCTACAACAGAGGTACGTCACGTGTGATGTGAGCATGTAAAGACAATCAATAAGGTCGCTGTCTTTTGACTTTGTAGATACAGACATCCTGAACGGAGCATACATGTCGGAGGCTCTCAATGATGTCTTCATAGACAACTTCCAGAAAGATCCCACGCTCACCTGGCAGTACTTTGGCAGCTCTTCAGGCTTCTTCAGGCTGTATCCAGGTAccacacaacactttttttgtcaATGTAGAAGACGGAGCGATGAGATTTAGCAACTAAAGCGGAACTCTTAGGAAGCAATTGTAGGATGTCCGGTGATGATTCAGTGTGTTTCTGTGTGCATGAATGCAATTAGCAGGTGAGACATGTTCTCGGTCATCCATCACTCCTAATCTTATTTTCACGGACTGTCCATTCACCCATCGAtcaatccatccgtccattggCGACTATCAGACCAAACAGCAAGTTTCCGTGGGTTTGCTGActgcttttctcttttttccatCTAAAGGGATTCAGTGGATCCCGGACGAGAATGGGGTTGTCACCTTTGACTGCAGAAACAGGAACTGGTGAGGCTAACGTCTACAACCACACCAGCTGAGATTCATTACAAACATTCTACCTTAATACTGATCAGTTTTGATTGAGgtcttatgctgcatttgaggatggtcggaagtctgatatatccgagttgttttttcccagttccgacctgaaagcattcGACATGAAAGTAAGTAACCATAATGGTGGATAgtgacaaattttttttattttggtcctgaaAACTCatgttgacctccagcaaacttatcttctcgcaattttgcgtaatttattgtttttatcttattttataagcattccatacaatctagtagttcaccgtataattttgTGTAAGGATATCGCGGCATATTGTCACATAAGTTGtgttacgtggagttatgttgaatatttatgaatgaagaaagctatctagttttatactcgaataaattgtgttttaccatttacGGTATGTGTTTCTGAAGTattcgccattgtagagtgacatcaCTTGTAGTCTGTCAGtcaagtcggggtcctttttttttttttccgacttcgcaagtggaatttctgagttcaatggggcgttcccgtacacacttcctggtttgaactctgaAAAGTCTGACTTCCGACTATCATCCAATGCAGCCTTAATGTATGGCTGGCCATTTTTAGTGCCACAATGTTGGTTTTAAGTTTTTGGTAGAAATGTAACTAACTGTCTGTGACTATGTGACTAGACACAGTAGCAACAAACGACGTGTACATACAGTGTACTGTGTACATTGTTGATAATCTGATTGAGAGGAGGTGAAGCGCGGTGCACAATCCGTAAGagaaaatcaagtcacttccaaGAATGCCGTCTGGTCCCTCAGACAGAACCTCCAGGAAGTCGCAAGTCAAACAAACAGATTATGGATCTGGAAAGTTGCCTGTGGCAGCTGCTGCCCCGAGGGAGAAATCAAACTCATTCATATCCACGAGCTTGTAATTAAATAGAATGAGAATAACCAGATAAAAGGGGGGAAATGAGTGGATGAACTTTGTCTGCATGTCTGTGCAGACATTCTGTtcttatatacatatttttttaatatgcctTCTTCTTTCTTCAAGGTATATCCAGGCAGCCACTTCCCCGAAAGATGTGGTGATTGTGGTGGATGTGAGCGGCAGCATGAAGGGTCTGCGACTCACCATAGCCAAGCACACGATCAACACAATACTGGACACGCTGGGAGAGAACGACTTTGTCAACATCATCGCTGTAAGGCAGCTCTTGGAATCACATTTTGACTTGAATCAGATaaggtttgtctttttttcttttttttttttttaaatagccatCTATTTGTTTCTTCTTCAGTATAGCGACTACGTTCGATACTTGGAACCTTGCTTCAAGGGAATTTTGGTCCAAGCCGATCTGGATAACAGAGAGGTCAGAAGGAATAAAGTACACACAGCTAATTAATTTACTTACCATTCATGGTAAGCTGTCGTTGCTGAGGACTTCCTGTCTCTTAGAACAACTTCCTGTCTggcatttgtttttgtacttgtTCTACACTG is a genomic window containing:
- the napepld gene encoding N-acyl-phosphatidylethanolamine-hydrolyzing phospholipase D isoform X3, giving the protein MEKPSSSDRGAPEEEDLVEDGVGLRGAEGGEAGPHPGVSRRSSSSRSSRKSFRLDYRLEEEVTKSCRDKHGRFTNPWSTWRFPSYSTLLRFFLLDKNHSNVPTTKEALDSELPVVEPYFVHNPDLSPSGPGLRVTWLGHASVLVEMDGLNILTDPIFSQRASPVQFVGPKRYRGPPCSVQQLPRIDAVVISHSHYDHLDAGTVASLNVRFGAELRWFVPLGLMDWLAKAGCENVMELDWWDENCVPSHDDITFVCTPSQHWSKRNAVDDNKSLWASWTVLGPDHRFFFAGDTGYCSVFKEIGRRFGPFDLAAIPIGAYLPRDVMKGQHVDPDEAVQIHMDLQAKHSLAIHWGTFALAYEHYLEPPRRLHEALEQNGLKPESFFTLKHGESRLLTSHDTDVFR
- the napepld gene encoding N-acyl-phosphatidylethanolamine-hydrolyzing phospholipase D isoform X2 — encoded protein: MPCIKLNGPSILSVNVGKHLRHLYVQLSSKCGGEPMEKPSSSDRGAPEEEDLVEDGVGLRGAEGGEAGPHPGVSRRSSSSRSSRKSFRLDYRLEEEVTKSCRDKHGRFTNPWSTWRFPSYSTLLRFFLLDKNHSNVPTTKEALDSELPVVEPYFVHNPDLSPSGPGLRVTWLGHASVLVEMDGLNILTDPIFSQRASPVQFVGPKRYRGPPCSVQQLPRIDAVVISHSHYDHLDAGTVASLNVRFGAELRWFVPLGLMDWLAKAGCENVMELDWWDENCVPSHDDITFVCTPSQHWSKRNAVDDNKSLWASWTVLGPDHRFFFAGDTGYCSVFKEIGRRFGPFDLAAIPIGAYLPRDVMKGQHVDPDEAVQIHMDLQAKHSLAIHWGTFALAYEHYLEPPRRLHEALEQNGLKPESFFTLKHGESRLLTSHDTDVFR
- the napepld gene encoding N-acyl-phosphatidylethanolamine-hydrolyzing phospholipase D isoform X1, producing MPCIKLNGPSILSVNVGKHLRHLYVQLSSKCGGEPMEKPSSSDRGAPEEEDLVEARPTAPPCVKHEDDDVYLCRQDGVGLRGAEGGEAGPHPGVSRRSSSSRSSRKSFRLDYRLEEEVTKSCRDKHGRFTNPWSTWRFPSYSTLLRFFLLDKNHSNVPTTKEALDSELPVVEPYFVHNPDLSPSGPGLRVTWLGHASVLVEMDGLNILTDPIFSQRASPVQFVGPKRYRGPPCSVQQLPRIDAVVISHSHYDHLDAGTVASLNVRFGAELRWFVPLGLMDWLAKAGCENVMELDWWDENCVPSHDDITFVCTPSQHWSKRNAVDDNKSLWASWTVLGPDHRFFFAGDTGYCSVFKEIGRRFGPFDLAAIPIGAYLPRDVMKGQHVDPDEAVQIHMDLQAKHSLAIHWGTFALAYEHYLEPPRRLHEALEQNGLKPESFFTLKHGESRLLTSHDTDVFR